In Leptodesmis sichuanensis A121, the following are encoded in one genomic region:
- a CDS encoding cell division protein FtsQ/DivIB, protein MTGSFSPLSQSDLAQRRQQLRRQRRVRFLQTAWRALAVCGLAGGAVWVVTLPVWLIQKPEQVKIEGNHLLQSQMIRSLLPISYPQSLLRLEPQAIAKELMAKAPIADVVVSRQLFPPSLTVRIKERYPVAIALLSQSDLQYLYQKTSRDKGGVLRAWLLDENGLQIQIENYEVITRSMKLPDLKIIGNFDHYHAIWPQLYRETSRSPVKITEIDIQNPANIVLKTELGIVHLGSFGPRFPEQIKTLDRMRKLPNQISPSQIEFINLRNPASPTLQMIPSREAPKEASKVEESVKSDSP, encoded by the coding sequence ATGACTGGTAGCTTCTCCCCCCTGTCTCAATCAGATTTGGCGCAGCGACGGCAGCAATTGCGTCGTCAGCGTCGTGTCCGTTTTTTACAGACGGCCTGGCGCGCATTGGCAGTTTGTGGTCTGGCGGGAGGAGCCGTTTGGGTCGTTACTTTGCCAGTCTGGTTAATCCAAAAACCTGAACAGGTAAAGATTGAAGGCAATCATTTACTTCAATCTCAAATGATTCGATCGCTCCTCCCCATCTCCTATCCCCAATCCTTACTCCGATTGGAACCCCAGGCGATCGCAAAAGAACTGATGGCAAAAGCACCCATTGCCGATGTGGTGGTGAGTCGGCAACTCTTTCCCCCTAGTCTGACCGTTCGGATTAAGGAGCGGTACCCGGTGGCGATCGCCCTGCTCAGCCAGAGTGATCTCCAATACCTCTATCAGAAAACATCCAGGGACAAGGGAGGAGTTCTGCGGGCATGGCTGCTGGACGAGAATGGCCTGCAAATTCAAATTGAGAATTATGAAGTCATCACTCGCTCCATGAAGCTACCTGATCTGAAGATCATTGGTAATTTCGATCACTATCATGCCATCTGGCCACAACTCTACCGGGAAACCAGTCGCAGTCCCGTAAAAATTACTGAGATTGACATTCAAAACCCTGCCAATATCGTTCTTAAAACTGAGTTGGGCATCGTGCATTTAGGTTCTTTCGGGCCGCGTTTTCCCGAGCAGATTAAAACCCTGGATAGAATGCGGAAGTTGCCGAACCAGATCAGTCCGAGCCAGATTGAATTTATTAATCTCAGGAACCCTGCTAGCCCAACGCTCCAGATGATTCCCTCCAGAGAAGCTCCGAAAGAGGCATCAAAGGTGGAAGAATCTGTTAAATCTGATAGTCCCTAG
- a CDS encoding secondary thiamine-phosphate synthase enzyme YjbQ, with protein MPIAHTILEVETQPGIQLYNLTPQIQAFIDSTAIAQGQALVFSRHTTTALAINEDEPRLAKDIQVYLQKLAPEGELAIGEQRHRYWHNDLHLRPNIPPDEPENAHAHLMAITLSTSEVIPIIDGRLALGTYQSVLLFELDGPRKRTVLLQVSGE; from the coding sequence ATGCCGATCGCCCACACCATCTTGGAAGTTGAGACTCAACCTGGAATTCAGTTGTATAACCTGACTCCCCAAATTCAAGCCTTTATTGATTCGACGGCGATCGCTCAGGGGCAGGCGCTTGTCTTTTCCAGACACACCACTACCGCGTTAGCCATCAATGAAGATGAACCCCGTTTAGCTAAGGACATTCAGGTCTATTTGCAAAAGCTAGCTCCGGAGGGTGAGTTGGCGATCGGCGAACAACGGCATCGCTACTGGCACAACGATTTACACCTCCGCCCCAACATTCCCCCAGACGAACCAGAAAATGCTCACGCTCACCTGATGGCGATCACCCTCAGCACCAGTGAAGTGATTCCCATCATCGATGGTCGATTGGCCCTGGGCACCTATCAGTCTGTCCTGTTGTTTGAGTTAGACGGGCCGCGCAAACGGACGGTGCTACTGCAGGTTTCTGGCGAATGA
- a CDS encoding peptidylprolyl isomerase — MLIQRLSFLKHWLKTGLSFLLMVTLSIGLCAAKDVQISRLPAGNAITDGKALLRYALPIDNSTVRDLQATLEDISTQLRAQRRWSAIASDISKANRILTDKQDALLATVPEAKKSEAEALLEQLKQAIPDLQAANEAKDRQQVIDARSRALDLVGQLEEIMVDKFPYEVPAAYSNLPQLKGRATVEFTTNKGKITAIVDGYSAPVTAGNFIDLVQRGFYNGLPFTRAEESYVLQVGDPPGPEVGFVDPKTKQYRAIPLEILVKGDPAPTYGITLEDAGRFREQPVLPFSAYGAMALARPGDDPNGGSSQFFFFLFEPELTPAGANLLDGRYAIFGYVTEGKEVLDQLKAGDKIESAKVVQGLENLQQPKT; from the coding sequence ATGCTGATACAACGTTTGAGCTTCTTGAAGCATTGGCTAAAAACAGGACTTTCCTTCCTGTTGATGGTAACGCTGTCCATTGGCCTTTGTGCCGCCAAGGATGTGCAGATTAGCCGTCTCCCTGCTGGAAATGCAATTACCGATGGTAAAGCGTTATTGCGATACGCCTTACCGATCGACAACTCCACTGTCCGGGATTTGCAAGCCACCCTGGAAGATATTTCTACCCAACTGCGGGCACAACGACGCTGGAGCGCGATCGCCAGCGATATCAGTAAGGCCAATCGAATTTTGACGGATAAGCAAGATGCCTTGCTGGCAACCGTTCCAGAGGCTAAAAAGTCAGAAGCGGAAGCGTTACTGGAACAACTCAAACAGGCGATTCCAGACCTGCAGGCCGCCAATGAGGCTAAAGATCGGCAACAGGTGATCGATGCCCGGAGCAGAGCACTGGATCTGGTGGGGCAATTGGAAGAAATAATGGTGGACAAGTTCCCCTACGAAGTTCCAGCCGCTTACAGCAATCTGCCGCAACTAAAAGGACGGGCGACGGTCGAGTTCACCACCAACAAGGGCAAAATTACGGCGATCGTCGATGGCTATAGTGCTCCCGTTACGGCTGGCAACTTTATTGATCTGGTACAGCGCGGCTTCTACAATGGCCTGCCCTTCACCCGTGCCGAAGAATCCTATGTTTTGCAGGTCGGCGATCCTCCTGGCCCAGAAGTCGGCTTTGTTGATCCTAAAACCAAACAGTACCGGGCGATTCCTCTGGAAATTTTGGTGAAAGGAGATCCAGCACCCACCTATGGCATCACCCTGGAAGATGCGGGACGGTTCCGGGAACAACCCGTTCTGCCTTTCTCCGCCTATGGGGCAATGGCGTTGGCTCGTCCTGGGGATGATCCCAATGGTGGCTCCTCTCAGTTCTTTTTCTTTCTGTTTGAACCAGAATTGACTCCAGCCGGGGCTAACCTACTGGATGGCCGCTATGCAATCTTTGGCTATGTCACTGAGGGCAAAGAGGTGCTGGATCAACTGAAAGCTGGGGACAAAATCGAATCTGCCAAAGTTGTGCAAGGATTGGAGAATTTACAACAGCCGAAGACTTAA
- a CDS encoding DUF2834 domain-containing protein, with amino-acid sequence MTILWVGSLIYAFGFAPPNQPDTFELIVRLSTGQFEGINPLIIALFNIMGVWPLIYSSLLLFDGRMQKVWAWPFLTASLGVGAFGLLPYLILREPNPSFTGQKSIALKLLDSRWLAGAIAIAAFALVIYGVTQGNWSDFVAQWQTNRFIHVMSLDFCLLCLLFPTLLGDDMARHGLGYSQGNTRWLFWAISLIPFLGSAVYLVLRPPLPDSPAPQTPAHPSLAATPPD; translated from the coding sequence TTGACTATTCTATGGGTGGGCAGCCTGATTTACGCTTTTGGGTTTGCCCCTCCCAACCAGCCTGACACTTTTGAGCTAATTGTTCGCCTGTCTACAGGTCAGTTTGAGGGAATTAATCCCCTGATCATCGCCCTGTTTAACATTATGGGAGTCTGGCCGCTGATTTATAGCAGTCTGCTCTTATTCGATGGACGGATGCAGAAGGTGTGGGCGTGGCCATTCCTGACGGCTTCCTTGGGAGTTGGAGCCTTTGGCCTGTTGCCTTACCTGATTCTGCGAGAACCCAATCCATCGTTTACAGGCCAGAAGTCGATCGCATTAAAGCTGCTGGACTCTCGCTGGTTGGCAGGGGCGATCGCGATCGCCGCCTTTGCTCTGGTGATCTATGGCGTGACCCAGGGAAATTGGTCAGATTTTGTCGCCCAGTGGCAAACGAATCGCTTCATTCATGTCATGAGCCTGGATTTTTGCCTTCTCTGCCTGTTGTTTCCCACCTTGTTGGGAGATGATATGGCTCGTCATGGGTTGGGCTATTCTCAGGGAAACACCCGCTGGTTATTCTGGGCCATTTCCTTAATCCCTTTTTTGGGATCAGCCGTGTATTTGGTGCTGCGTCCCCCGCTTCCCGACTCCCCCGCTCCTCAAACCCCTGCTCATCCATCCCTGGCAGCAACGCCACCGGACTAA
- a CDS encoding DUF4168 domain-containing protein — MFSIIRWFRNALWLLLTLVWGFHVTATAVLAQELPTPPLEAPLEQPALTRLTLDPGNIPSEKVSQFVYACLQVVKLIENREGELQAAETESESLRIEQEIEAEALAIIEKAGLTRQEYLQLLGLANTDPEFGERVAIQLQEASG; from the coding sequence ATGTTCTCGATAATTCGCTGGTTTCGCAACGCCCTTTGGCTGCTGCTGACCTTGGTTTGGGGATTTCATGTCACTGCTACTGCTGTTTTAGCCCAAGAGTTACCCACTCCTCCCCTGGAAGCCCCCCTAGAACAACCAGCCCTGACTCGACTCACCCTCGATCCTGGAAATATTCCCTCGGAAAAAGTGAGCCAATTTGTCTATGCCTGTCTGCAGGTAGTGAAGCTAATTGAAAACCGGGAGGGAGAATTGCAAGCGGCTGAAACCGAGTCGGAATCTCTGCGAATTGAGCAAGAAATTGAAGCAGAGGCATTGGCCATTATTGAAAAAGCTGGATTAACTCGTCAGGAATATTTACAACTCCTGGGTTTAGCCAATACCGATCCTGAATTTGGCGAGCGAGTAGCCATTCAGTTACAGGAGGCATCGGGGTAG
- the cutA gene encoding divalent-cation tolerance protein CutA produces the protein MDQALESTQFGVVLVTAPSQEQANTIAQTLVQTKLAACVTVLPVQSIYTWQGEIHQDEEWQLLIKSDLAKFAALEAKIRAIHPYEVPEIIAVPILQGSTPYLQWIAENVS, from the coding sequence ATGGATCAAGCTTTGGAATCGACTCAGTTTGGCGTGGTGCTAGTAACGGCTCCTTCCCAAGAGCAGGCGAATACGATCGCGCAAACTCTCGTGCAAACCAAACTAGCCGCCTGTGTTACAGTGCTGCCTGTGCAATCAATTTATACCTGGCAGGGTGAAATTCACCAGGATGAAGAATGGCAACTGCTGATCAAATCAGATTTAGCCAAGTTTGCCGCACTGGAAGCAAAAATTCGCGCCATCCATCCTTACGAAGTGCCGGAAATCATTGCTGTACCGATCTTGCAAGGGTCAACTCCCTATCTCCAATGGATTGCTGAAAATGTAAGTTAG
- a CDS encoding DUF305 domain-containing protein yields MAPAGRGMMGRGMMQSMQVNSEFDYLSQMISHHEEAIATARILLQRSDRPEMKQFARDIIRVQSAEIQQMQTWLKQWYPDQRNTRTYTPMMRELGQLRGNDLDRAFLQDMIMHHMGAVMMSHQLLNRGLVQHDPVRPFAQKIADTQRAEIQQMRIWASNWFGDSGMMGGMGRRQGGMNRGSTPSSSAPCRR; encoded by the coding sequence ATGGCTCCTGCTGGCCGTGGAATGATGGGTCGGGGCATGATGCAGTCGATGCAGGTGAATAGCGAGTTTGACTATTTGAGCCAGATGATTTCCCATCATGAAGAAGCGATCGCCACGGCACGAATTCTTTTGCAACGAAGCGATCGACCAGAGATGAAGCAGTTTGCCCGCGATATTATTCGGGTGCAGAGTGCCGAAATTCAGCAGATGCAAACCTGGCTCAAACAGTGGTATCCCGATCAACGGAATACTCGTACCTATACTCCGATGATGCGAGAGTTGGGACAACTCCGGGGCAATGATCTCGATCGGGCCTTTTTACAAGACATGATCATGCATCACATGGGGGCAGTGATGATGTCTCACCAGTTGTTGAATCGGGGGCTGGTGCAACATGATCCAGTGCGTCCGTTTGCCCAAAAGATTGCTGACACTCAACGGGCGGAAATTCAACAAATGCGAATCTGGGCAAGCAACTGGTTCGGTGACTCTGGCATGATGGGTGGCATGGGAAGGAGGCAGGGCGGGATGAATCGGGGAAGTACACCATCATCCTCTGCTCCTTGCCGCAGATAA
- the glpK gene encoding glycerol kinase GlpK produces the protein MAEASAGYILALDLGTTGNRAFLFGADGRVVSSAYKELTQYYPQPGWLEHDPLQIWQDTCWVMQTAIAQAQIQPEQIRAIGLTVQRETCLLWDKTTGKPLHNAIVWQDRRTAPLCNQLRAQGYESEIYDRTGLVIDAYFSATKLSWLLDHLQGINLANVLAGTIDTWVLWNLTGRRVHATDHSNASRTMLLNLATGEWDAALLQLFQIPRHLLPEVKPSLGDFGPTDPALLGAEIPITAILGDQQAALFGHGCDRPGLMKCTYGTGCFLVAHTGTEIVRSPQQLISTVAWSQAGQDHIGYALEGSMFTTGACVQWLRDGLQIISTAAETEVLANQVADNGGVYFVPALSGLGAPHWDMSARGAFFGITGGVQRQHLVRAVLEAIAFQVKEVVQAVAACTPEGAKQLKVDGGACDNDFLMQLQADVLGIPIERPVMRDVTAQGAGFAAGLAVGFWDSYAAIVDRRPLDRIFEPGSGRDRALEDFLIWQKAVARAKGWMD, from the coding sequence ATGGCTGAGGCATCTGCGGGGTATATTCTGGCGCTGGATTTGGGAACAACGGGTAATCGGGCGTTCTTGTTTGGGGCAGATGGGCGGGTGGTGAGTTCCGCGTATAAGGAATTGACTCAGTACTACCCGCAACCGGGATGGCTGGAACATGACCCGCTGCAAATCTGGCAGGATACCTGTTGGGTGATGCAAACCGCGATCGCTCAGGCTCAGATTCAACCAGAACAAATTCGCGCGATTGGCTTAACTGTTCAACGAGAAACCTGCCTGCTGTGGGATAAGACGACTGGGAAACCGTTGCACAATGCGATCGTCTGGCAGGATCGACGCACGGCTCCACTGTGCAACCAACTCAGAGCGCAGGGCTATGAGTCGGAGATTTACGATCGCACTGGATTAGTCATTGATGCCTACTTTTCTGCAACAAAACTCAGTTGGTTATTGGATCATCTGCAGGGCATTAATTTAGCCAATGTGCTGGCTGGAACGATCGATACCTGGGTGCTCTGGAATTTAACCGGTAGACGAGTTCACGCCACCGATCATAGTAATGCCAGCCGCACAATGTTACTGAATCTGGCAACGGGAGAATGGGATGCCGCATTGCTGCAACTGTTTCAAATTCCCCGACATCTGTTGCCGGAAGTCAAACCCAGCCTGGGAGACTTTGGCCCAACGGATCCAGCCCTGTTAGGAGCAGAAATTCCGATTACAGCAATCCTGGGCGATCAGCAGGCAGCATTGTTTGGTCACGGCTGCGATCGTCCTGGCTTGATGAAATGCACCTATGGCACAGGCTGTTTTCTGGTGGCCCATACCGGAACGGAAATTGTGCGATCGCCTCAACAACTCATTTCCACCGTAGCCTGGAGTCAGGCAGGCCAGGATCACATCGGCTATGCCCTGGAAGGCAGTATGTTTACCACAGGAGCCTGTGTGCAGTGGTTACGGGATGGCTTACAGATTATTTCCACTGCGGCTGAAACCGAAGTGTTAGCCAATCAGGTCGCCGATAATGGTGGCGTTTACTTTGTACCTGCCCTGAGTGGTCTGGGTGCGCCCCATTGGGATATGAGTGCTCGTGGTGCTTTCTTTGGCATTACTGGGGGAGTACAACGGCAGCATCTGGTGAGAGCAGTGCTGGAAGCGATCGCGTTTCAGGTGAAAGAAGTGGTGCAGGCGGTCGCGGCCTGTACTCCAGAGGGAGCCAAACAACTGAAAGTGGATGGGGGAGCCTGTGACAATGACTTCCTGATGCAATTGCAGGCCGATGTTTTGGGAATTCCCATTGAACGTCCCGTGATGCGTGATGTGACGGCTCAGGGCGCAGGATTTGCGGCTGGATTAGCAGTTGGCTTCTGGGATAGTTATGCCGCAATCGTCGATCGTCGCCCCCTCGATCGCATCTTTGAACCGGGAAGTGGCCGCGATCGAGCTTTAGAAGACTTCCTCATCTGGCAAAAGGCGGTTGCACGGGCAAAAGGTTGGATGGATTAA
- a CDS encoding glycosyltransferase family 25 protein, producing the protein MRVLDFFDRIYVINLPYRRDRRQQIEQELRAAGMPFAPGQVELFDAIRPDSAGEFPSIGYRGAFLSHLAVLKRAQAEQLQTVLVMEDDLMLFDCFKEYEESLIEQLSQRDWDIIHFGYEPQQGNPADDQSGVTLQPCFRDVIGTHFYGVNRKALAPLIQFLEAMLQRPPGHPEGGPMSPDGALNMFCIQNPAIVRLITIPCLGKQRSSRSDISSKWFDQVPVLKELVNVARNTGLVNQIKQLLKR; encoded by the coding sequence ATGAGAGTCCTTGATTTTTTCGATCGCATCTACGTTATAAATCTTCCCTACCGTCGCGATCGACGTCAGCAAATTGAGCAGGAATTGAGAGCTGCGGGGATGCCGTTTGCTCCTGGCCAGGTAGAACTGTTTGACGCCATTCGACCAGACAGCGCTGGAGAATTTCCCTCCATTGGTTACAGAGGTGCTTTCTTAAGCCATTTAGCAGTCTTGAAGCGTGCCCAGGCAGAGCAACTGCAGACCGTGCTGGTCATGGAAGATGATCTGATGTTGTTTGATTGCTTCAAGGAGTATGAGGAATCACTGATTGAACAATTGAGTCAACGAGATTGGGACATCATTCACTTTGGCTACGAACCGCAGCAAGGGAATCCAGCAGATGATCAATCAGGTGTAACGCTACAGCCCTGTTTTAGAGATGTGATTGGAACGCATTTTTACGGTGTCAATCGCAAGGCTTTGGCTCCACTGATTCAGTTTCTGGAAGCGATGTTGCAGCGGCCTCCTGGCCATCCTGAAGGCGGTCCGATGTCTCCAGATGGTGCGCTCAATATGTTCTGCATTCAAAATCCGGCCATCGTCCGGTTGATCACTATTCCCTGCCTGGGGAAACAGCGCAGTTCCCGCAGTGATATTTCATCGAAATGGTTTGATCAGGTGCCAGTTCTCAAGGAATTAGTTAACGTCGCCCGGAATACTGGTTTAGTCAATCAGATCAAACAATTGTTAAAAAGATGA
- a CDS encoding molybdenum cofactor biosynthesis protein MoaE: MTNDLLSSLQTDTRDHFAIRFAPLSLEEVYALADDGANGAIVVMSGMVRNNTDGKAVIALEYQAYEPMALKIFQQIAHEIRQIWGQVTHVVIHHRVGKLQIGEVSVLVAVGCPHRAEAFAACKYAIDTLKHNAPIWKKEHWADGSTSWVSIGACEPAGESCY; the protein is encoded by the coding sequence ATGACGAATGACCTGCTTTCTTCCTTACAAACTGATACTCGTGATCACTTCGCCATTCGGTTTGCGCCATTGTCGTTAGAGGAGGTGTATGCGCTGGCGGACGATGGGGCGAATGGAGCGATCGTTGTTATGAGTGGCATGGTGCGAAATAACACGGATGGGAAAGCGGTGATTGCTCTGGAGTATCAAGCTTATGAGCCAATGGCACTGAAAATCTTCCAGCAGATCGCCCATGAGATTCGCCAGATCTGGGGCCAGGTGACGCATGTGGTGATTCATCACCGGGTGGGTAAATTGCAGATCGGGGAAGTCAGTGTGCTGGTGGCTGTAGGGTGTCCCCACCGAGCAGAAGCCTTTGCCGCCTGCAAGTATGCGATCGATACCCTCAAGCACAATGCCCCAATCTGGAAAAAAGAACACTGGGCTGACGGTTCTACCAGTTGGGTCAGCATTGGCGCGTGTGAACCTGCAGGGGAAAGTTGCTATTGA
- a CDS encoding DUF192 domain-containing protein: protein MSYVKPKVRSALVGSMVLASLLAPGCSSVPAVSSTASSVASQTTDAAAQAVAMGQTLPISAQVKVGDQTIGLEVAKTEQQQAMGLMYRKQLEDNRGMLFPFYPPRPVGFWMKNCLISLDMVFLRNNQVVAITHNAPPCQQEPCPVYGPPVSVDQVIELRGGRAKELGIKQGDQLVVEFTQATN, encoded by the coding sequence ATGTCTTACGTGAAGCCTAAAGTGCGGAGTGCTTTGGTGGGAAGTATGGTGCTGGCAAGCTTGCTGGCTCCGGGATGTTCCTCAGTGCCTGCCGTTTCTTCAACTGCGTCCTCAGTGGCTTCGCAGACTACGGATGCTGCAGCTCAGGCTGTTGCGATGGGCCAAACCTTACCCATTTCTGCCCAGGTGAAGGTGGGCGATCAAACGATCGGGCTGGAGGTCGCTAAAACGGAACAACAGCAAGCAATGGGACTGATGTACCGCAAGCAATTAGAAGATAATCGGGGGATGTTGTTTCCCTTTTATCCTCCCCGTCCGGTTGGCTTCTGGATGAAGAATTGCCTGATCAGCCTGGATATGGTGTTCTTGCGAAATAACCAGGTGGTCGCGATTACCCATAACGCGCCTCCCTGCCAGCAGGAACCCTGCCCGGTCTACGGCCCTCCGGTCAGTGTCGATCAGGTGATTGAACTGCGGGGTGGGCGGGCCAAGGAATTGGGAATTAAGCAAGGCGATCAGTTGGTTGTAGAATTTACGCAAGCGACAAACTAA